AGATATATTTCAACAACCATGCCCTGAGTAGGAATCGAACCTACATCTAAGCCTTAGGAGTGCCTTGTTCTGTCCATTGAACTATCAGGGCGCTGACTCGAATTATACCCAAAAGCAAAAAATCATCCATCCCCGCTCATAGAAAAAATTAATGCGCTCTGCAACCGGCTGTGCTATCATCGATCTCATGAACAGGACCCGCCCTCCCTGCTAAGTCTTAACCTATGAAGCCCAAGGGGTAAATTCATGCTTCATCCTGATCCGTAAAAAACCAACGCCCGACGATCTCGACGGCGCCTGACGCGGCCGTCCGTTTGCATTTAATCGCGCCCGCGCGCCGCCCCGCTCCAATTTGCCGACATTCCCACATTCGACAAATTGGAGGTTTCAAATGGAAACGATTCGGGGCAAAACGTCCCTTGATATGGATTTGGATCAATTACGCGCGCGGATCGCGAATCACAACCGCATCATCCTGGACCTGGGAACGGGCGATGGCAAATTTGCCTTTAATCTCGCTGATAATTTTCCCGGCCACTTCGTCATCGGCGTGGACTCGTGCCGCGAGAACCTGCGTGAGCATTCACGCGCGAGTCTGCCGAACCTGCTTTACGTCATTGCCAGCGCGCAATCCCTGCCGCATGAGTTGACCGGGCTGGTCTCGCAGGTCACCATCAATTTTCCATGGGGCAGCCTGCTGGACAGTTTATTGAATGACGATGCCAGGCTTATGCTCGGGCTTGAATCCATTTTGGGTTCGGGTGCCCGGCTCGAGGTCCGCTTGAACGGAGGCGCTTTATCCGAAGCAGGCTGGACTCTCGAAGACGGCGCGGAGCGGGTGCGCGAGAATTTGAGTCGGGCAGGCTGGCTCATCAGGAAATCCGAAACGATGGATTCAACATCCCTGCGCAATTTCCCCAGCACATGGGCAAAACGACTCGCCTTTGGGCGCGACCCTCACGCGATGATGCTGAAATGCGCGCGCCTATAAACTGACCGGCTTTGGACCGATCAAGGTCCGATGCGTGATGCGCAGACAGGCGTTCATCACAACCTGCAAGCCCGCGGCGCGCGCTTTCGCCGCGGCTTGCTCGTTCTCGATTCCCACCTGCATCCAGACGACCTTCGCGCCGATGCGGATCGCCTCGTCCACATACGGCGGCACATCCTCCGATTTGCGGAACAACTGGACGATATCCACCTTATCGGGAATCTCGGAAAGACTCGCATACGCCTTTTCGCCGAGGATCTCCTTCGCTGTCGGGTTGACAGGAATGATGCGATAGCCCTGCTCCTGCAGATAAGCGGCGATGTGATAACTTTCCTTTTCATCGCTGGATGACAGCCCCACGCTTGCGATCGTCTTTGCAGATAAAAGGATTTCCCTCAACTGTTCATTGTTCATGGCTTCCGTCTCCTTTGGTGATTCTCACCGGTAATATCACTTTGAATTTCGTCTCGCCGGGTTTGGATTCGACCTTGATCTGCCCGTGATGGCGGTTGACGATGATGTCGTGCGAGATGTGGAGTCCCAATCCTGTGCCGCTCCCGGGCGGTTTCGTGGTAAAGAACGGCTCGAAGATACGCGGCTGGATTTCTCCGGGAATGCCCGGTCCGTTATCCATGATTTCAACCATTGCCTTATCATCCAATTGATACGTCCGCAGGATGATCTCACCTTTACCACTCATGGCATCAATGGCGTTATCGATGATATTCGTCCAGACCTGGTTCAACTCGCTGGCATAAGCTTCGATGCGCGGCAGGCTTGGCGAATATTCCCGTTTTATCGTCACGCCCTGTTTCAATTTATGCTGGAGGATGGTGAGCGTATTTTCCAAACCTTCATGCAAATCCACTTCGAGCAGGGGCGCCTGATCGAGATAGGTATAAGATTTCATCGCGCGCACGATGCCCGAAAGCCGTTCCGTCGTTTCGCGCACTTCGGAGAGCAACCCCATCACCAGGCAGCTTATTCCCAGCCATCGCACGGCGGTTGTAAAAAACGTTGTGCTTTTCAATTTTTCCAGCGACGGACCATCCCACCCGAAATTGACCATCGCGGGCGCAAACTCCCAGGCGGATTCGACTCCGTTCGCCTCGAGCCAGTCCTGAAGCGATTCCACCCGGTCGAGCCTATCCAACGCCTCGAGTTTGACCGGCGACTCATAATGCCGTGTCGCTTCATTCATCAGTCCGGTCAACCATTCGATCTTTTCTTCCTTCAACGCCGCCGCTTCGACTTCGTGTGTCAACATCTGCCATTTGATCAACGCGCGGTTCAACTCAGCGGCGCTTCTCTGAGCCGCCGCGGCGGGATTGTTCAACTCGTGAGCCAGCCCCGCGCTCAACGTGCCCAGCGCCGCCATCTTTTCCTGTTGATGCAGAAGCGCCTCATTCTGCTGAAGCCGCGCCATGACCCAATGCAGGACCGTCATTGCCGCGCCGGGGCTGGAGGTCAGCAGGGAGACGAAGGCATCCTGCGGGATCCGCAAAACCTC
This portion of the Anaerolineales bacterium genome encodes:
- a CDS encoding class I SAM-dependent methyltransferase, whose protein sequence is METIRGKTSLDMDLDQLRARIANHNRIILDLGTGDGKFAFNLADNFPGHFVIGVDSCRENLREHSRASLPNLLYVIASAQSLPHELTGLVSQVTINFPWGSLLDSLLNDDARLMLGLESILGSGARLEVRLNGGALSEAGWTLEDGAERVRENLSRAGWLIRKSETMDSTSLRNFPSTWAKRLAFGRDPHAMMLKCARL
- a CDS encoding CoA-binding protein; protein product: MNNEQLREILLSAKTIASVGLSSSDEKESYHIAAYLQEQGYRIIPVNPTAKEILGEKAYASLSEIPDKVDIVQLFRKSEDVPPYVDEAIRIGAKVVWMQVGIENEQAAAKARAAGLQVVMNACLRITHRTLIGPKPVSL
- a CDS encoding cyclic nucleotide-binding domain-containing protein — its product is MNLNDLRKSPLFQGLSDDELQRLVDMAEPLSLRAGECLIRQGDMGDAAFVVLGGELEIQKQTGKSLIKIDVRNPGDVVGEMALLSNATRNASVIAKSNVEVLRIPQDAFVSLLTSSPGAAMTVLHWVMARLQQNEALLHQQEKMAALGTLSAGLAHELNNPAAAAQRSAAELNRALIKWQMLTHEVEAAALKEEKIEWLTGLMNEATRHYESPVKLEALDRLDRVESLQDWLEANGVESAWEFAPAMVNFGWDGPSLEKLKSTTFFTTAVRWLGISCLVMGLLSEVRETTERLSGIVRAMKSYTYLDQAPLLEVDLHEGLENTLTILQHKLKQGVTIKREYSPSLPRIEAYASELNQVWTNIIDNAIDAMSGKGEIILRTYQLDDKAMVEIMDNGPGIPGEIQPRIFEPFFTTKPPGSGTGLGLHISHDIIVNRHHGQIKVESKPGETKFKVILPVRITKGDGSHEQ